From the genome of Oscillatoria sp. FACHB-1407:
CTTTTTGAAAACCTCAGTATCCACTAATTCAGAACTTTCACGATAGATTAATTCTCCTCGTTCCAGTATTAAAATCTTCTTCCCTGTGGGTGCTAATTTACGCGCTAAAGTCCCACCCCCTGCACCTGTACCAATGATAATTACGTCATAGTATTGGTCATCGATAATCATATAGATCTCCTACTGCCAAACATAGATCAACACATACAACGCAATCCAAATAACATCGACAAAGTGCCAAAATAACGATGTTGCTTCTACACCAAAGAAACCGTTGTCGTAGTTGCCGGGGATGAACGATCGCCCCAACATTAGCAACTGCAACACGATGCCACTGAGAACGTGCAAACCGTGAAATCCAGTTAATAGAAAGAACGTGCCGCCAAAGGTTCCGGAGGTATAGCTAAAGGGCAAACCCCGCCATTCCACCGCTTGACCAAAGAGGAAATAGCTACCCATGGCGATCGTGGTCAACAGAAATATCCGAAACCCCCACAGCTTTTTATCGTGCAAATATCGCTCAGCCACATAGATCACAAAACTACTGGAAACCAACACGATCGTGTTGATTAGAGGTTCTCTAGTCTCCAGACCTGTCACCCCCAGTGGATACCAATCTGTCACCGAGGTTGTGGTTTTGTAGATAATGTAGCCTGTGAAGAAGCTCAGGAAAATAACACTTTCTGACAGCAGAAACACAATAAACCCAAATTTACTGTTTCCTGCTTCGTCGTGTTCCTGATGTTCGCGGACGTTAGCTTCAACGTCTTGGGCAATGGTTCTTTCTACTGTCATGATGATGGTTGTTTTGTAAAAGATTCAGGAAAGTCCGTCAAACCGGGATTGGGAGCGTGCTCGACCAGAGGTTGGTGTCTGCCATAGCCATAGGGACCCGAAATCACAATGGGCGTTTCCTCAAAGTTTTCTACTGTAGGTGGTGACGAGGTCAGCCACTCCAAGCCATATGCCCGCCAAGGGTTGTTGCCCACTTTTTCACCCCGAATCCAGGAACTCACCATATTCAGGATGAACGGCAGCGTAGACAGTCCCAGCAGAAAACCACCAATGCTAGCAACCACATTCCAGTAGGCAAACTCTGGGTCATAGGATGCGACCCGACGTGGCATCCCCATTAACCCTAGAGGGTGCATTGGCAAAAAGATTAATGCCGTCCCGATGTA
Proteins encoded in this window:
- a CDS encoding cytochrome c oxidase subunit 3 — its product is MTVERTIAQDVEANVREHQEHDEAGNSKFGFIVFLLSESVIFLSFFTGYIIYKTTTSVTDWYPLGVTGLETREPLINTIVLVSSSFVIYVAERYLHDKKLWGFRIFLLTTIAMGSYFLFGQAVEWRGLPFSYTSGTFGGTFFLLTGFHGLHVLSGIVLQLLMLGRSFIPGNYDNGFFGVEATSLFWHFVDVIWIALYVLIYVWQ